The genomic segment GGcgttttgtgcgtgtgtgtgtgtgtcaaggaGAGCCGTTTGAAGCCGGAGCGGCCTGTTTTGTTTTCGAGCCGCCATGAATCTCCGCGAACAATAACACAGCCGTAATATAACCGAGCCTGCCGGGGCGACACCGGAGCCACACCGGAGCCACACGGGGATAATAAACGCAGTGCATGACACCAGCTCTGGGCCGAGGTGGAAACCGTGGATGATGGAAGTATCGCATTGCAAACCGGAGCACTTTCTGGTTGGATTTCGGAGCCGCCGCTGCTCGTAAGTAACCCGTTAAAAGGCCACCGGCGGCGGGACGAGAGCGCCCACATGATGCTTTGTGTGACCGTAACTCACGGATTGTATGGAAACAAACCGAACCGACTTGGATGAACCGACGTTTCTATGCACGGTCGGCCTCCGTGTAAATGCACTTATTATCTTCTCCCaccaaaaaaagcagcagcactACTTCCAGCGCTGGAGCATCACATTGAGGATGGATTGGATGTGACTGGTCGTTAAGCGGTGCAGGGAAACCTGGGTTgctttatatataaatatatttatatatatgtgggATTTACCGACGAAACTGAAGCAGTTATATCCATCTATGCTCTCTTCAAAGCCACCAGACTCCcttgaaaaaaacagcaatttaagTTGTTTGTATAACTGTGTGACTTTGGTGTTTTAAACGCATTAATACATCTTAACGGACCGCAACCGGAGCGTACCGGAGCCCGGAGGGGGCCAGGCAGCTGAGATGAACCCGGTGAATGCGACCTCTCTTTACGTGTCCGCGAGCCGGTCGGTGCTGCAGTGCGACCCCCGAGACCCTCGGGCCCTCGCGGAGCTCTGCAAGCTGCTGCCGTTTTTCCGCCAGTCCCTGTCCTGCTTGGTCTgcggtgagtgtgtgtgatttatttatttattatgatggttattgttattattattattctagtGGGATACTGtgattgtgtgtaaatgtgtactGTGAGAGGTTTTCGGTAACGTGCGTTGTTGTCAGCTGTGGTCTCTGTGGGAGCGAGCCTTTAACCGAGGCCGCCTTCAGGTGCTGTCGGAAATATCGTTATTCCTTAATAAGTGCAGCACTTAGGGAGTAAATTAATCTCAAGTAGTCCTGTACAAGTACAGCTTTGAGGCAGTTGTACTTTACTTATACCCaggtatttacattttatactgCTTTACTTAAACTCCACTATATTGTTCAGGGAAGTGTACTTTTTCCTCCTTTAAAACTATGTTACAGATGCAATTACTAGTTACTTAGAAGATAAACATCTTATATATAAAAGTTATGATGATTTTAGAGAGTAATAtggctactactactactgtattcAAGATGTTTATTGTCACTTCGGTTTGGTTCAATCGTGAAATTGTGGGAGGTGGCTGGGAGGCTCTGttactgaaaaacattaaataaatatatatataaagtataattaattataaaaagcaatacaaatatataaatatattttctgaaaaaaaacatacctttttaaaaatatatatatatatatataaaaagtcagtagtactactaatactaacTACTACTACaattagtaataataatcattattgttattataaagtACAGAGGAGTagatagaataaaatataataaatgtagtggaataaataaacatttgaacCGGAAATTACAATTTAAGGTtgacattactttttttttttttttttttttttgagaagtggtttgaaagagaaacataataataatataattaaaataaatatattgcaTTGTTAGAAATGAAATGACCCTGctatataatacataaataaaattatataaggTGTTCAAAATGTGCAACATTTAAACAGCAGCTATAACAAGAAAATGCCGCTTACTTATAATTCATCAATGGtgacaataataatgttattatgatataatagtaataataaaacatcctgaaatgtgtcattctgcataatgagtactgCAGTATATTTTGCTGATATGATGTTTAtgcttttctccttttcatatTGCAACTACACAAAATTAGCTGCCATATTTGTCGTTTAAAGTTTTGCTTTTAAATACACTTGAAATCTTGTGAACTCCTGGTTTATGAAATCTGAAGTTTCATGTTTCCAGAGCGCCTTGAACGCAGCATAATTCACAGATACACCCATCATGACACACCCCCCTCTGTGTGCTGTTTGGCAGCATCGGGGCGTTTCTCTGTTTATCTTGTTGAACAACACACCCTCCACATACTGGATGCTCTGCACCTAATCTCCTCCTCACTCTACCAATCCCCCAAAAAAtaagcagaaaaaataaaatacgtgagcaaaaaaaaaaaaaaaagagggaatagtgttaatacagtgtttatttacaactttaaacatcagtttaaacTGTGCAGTGTGAACTGGGCTGCGATTCAAGCGAGGGAGCTTTCTGTGTGTCAGGTCGTAAATAAACTGCAtctctttgatttattttggttgTATATTTAATGCATGgttttcactgttcatacaTAATGCAGGGACGCTCCCTTAGTCATAGATGGGTGCACCGTTCCCTGTGTTTCATGTTGTCTGTGTGGCAGCACGGAGGAAGCGAGGGGTGACCTTTTTTCTTCAGCAGGTTGTCAGTAAATGCACGGACGTATGGATTTTATATGCATTATTAATGCTTTATTTCTTATTTACTCAACTGAGTGTGAGGTAAAAGTGATTTTTGTGTTGCTGTGGAATCACAGATAACTCCACCTCCGCTGTGTGAATAACAGATCAATATTAAGCACTCCATACATTGTGTTAAATATAGACTAACTGCCGTTACGTGGGATTCATCAGACAGGCAGTGagtgcacagtgtgtgtgtgtgtgtgtgtgtgtgtgtgaggtttcCTGTTTCTCATGAATGGACCttcatccctttttttttttctcccatctgCAGCTGCACTCCCTAGCGACTAGCGTTGCTAAGGAAGCTCCTCTCAAAGAGCGGTTGTCATCGAATCTGGCACCACTCAGGTTTACAAATACATGTCAGCTTAGGAGGACAGCAAACGAGGAAGCGGTAGTTTGTAAATCCTAAATATTCATAAGCTGtggtgacatttttatttatttatttattttatgagatCATAGACAGGATGTTGGTCAGATAAGATATTTATTGCCATACTTATGTTGATGTGAATCGATGTTGCTTTTTCTGGATCTTGTGAGTGTCTGTGAATTAATCATCAGTATGAGCTGTTCTGTTCCTGTGAAATGTATAAtttaatgtattaatatttCCGATATTTCTCCCCATCTTCAGGTAACCTGCTGCAGGACCCCATCGCTCCCACCGACTCGTCATGTCAGCATTACGTCTGTCGAGGCTGTAAAGGTCAGAGGATGCAGCTGAAGCCGTCCTGTAGTTGGTGTAAGGACTATTCCCGCTTTGAGGAAAACAGGCAGCTTTCCTTGCTTGTCCACTGTTACAGGAAGCTCTGTCTCTACATCACTCAATCGCCGCTCGCCCCGCACATAGCCAGCGCCGCCAGCGACTCGCCGGACCTCCAGGCCATCCTCAACGAGGGCCTCACGTTGGCCGAGAGCGAGCCGGAGGCGGAGGACGTTTCAGACTCGGTCGGCCTGTCACAGACTGCGTCCACCTCAGAGGTGGTCCATCCCGACGAAGCTCCACTTTTGAAGGAGCTCAAGGGGGAGGACTCGGGCCCCGTCAGCATTAACGGACTGCATGATTGTAACGGCCTGGTCAGTTCGGACACACTGCAACCCATCACCATAGAAACGGGTGGAAGCGTTGCAAAGCAGGAGAGCTTTTCGGAGGAGATCCCGGTGTGTGTGAGCGTCACAGGGACCGGGGAGGCGGGCCTTTGTGACATCAGCACTTTCGGGGACGACCTGAAACATGGCGGGGGGCCGTTGTTGTTGAGTGTTGAGGAGGTGCTTAGGACACTGGAGACGGACACTGACCCCGACCCCAACCCCCAGCCGGACTGCCCCTCCGTACCTCAGTCCAGCCTCAACGGGCCTCACTGCCCATCCGGCCCCGACTCCTGCCGCCtcatcccctccctccccacagAGAACAGCCCTCGCCCCCTCCAACCTCACCTGCAGCCCTGTCTGCAGCCCCCCCCTCAACCCTCCACAGTCGTCCCCCGTGTCCCCCCTCGGTGCCACCGCAAACGCTCCCGCTCAGAAAGCGACAGCGAGAAGGTGCTGCCGCTCCCCATCAGCCTCCTACGAGGGTCTCCCCTCGGTGCCAACAGCTCCCCCCACCACCCTAACCCCGGTGCCACTACCAAACAGGAGCCCAAGTTCCCTGCAGCCACGCCCCACCCCCACCTGGCACCTGTGCCTAACGGCGGCCCCCCTAAGGTGGGCAAGACTGTGCTCGTCTCCAACAAGGGGCTGAAAAAGACTGTGGAGCACCACGGGGGCCCCAAGAAGGCTTACACCAAGGCCAGGCAAGGTGCCCCCAAGCCCCGCGCACAACCCCGTGACCGGGtacccccctcacccccacgCTCACCCCCTGACACACCCGCCCAGCCCCTCGAAGCCACTGTACAAGAAGCCTGTGGAGAAGAAGGGCTGCAAGTGCGGCCGAGCCACACAGAACCCCTCCGTGTTGACCTGTAGGGGGCAGCGCTGCCCCTGCTACTCCAACCGCAAGGTGAGAACAACGCTGACACTGTTCCCAGCATCTGTAATTacaccccctccacccctccaccccccaccttCTGCTGCCTCGTTTAGTGTCTGCTGTCAACACCAGAGCCGCTAATGATGGGAAATATCTAAACGTCTAACAACATACTGTGTGTACACTAACCGTTTTAATATGCGCCTGGAGGCTCATTTCAGTTAACTGAtagcttgtgtttgtttacGTTGCAACATAGTTTTATGACTAATTTGTTTCTTTGGGATGCACAGCGTTGAAATATTGTTGACACAGTCATAAAGAGCTTTTGGATTTTAGGGAAGTTAAGACTTCTACAGcaagtggttcccaaactttctAAAACCACAACATCCTTTCATAGTAATTTCCTTTTCATGccaacctcacacacacacacacacacacacaaaaaccacatacacacacacacacacacacacacacacacacacacacacaaaccacataCATACTCAACCTTGTcagctaaaaataaacatggatatctattaaattaatttaacttaacaaacttacaaaacaaataaaactgatgtAATATTTATTAACTAATGGCAAGATTAAGATGCACAGAACCATTTTACTGAATTATTTGAGCTTgaatttgttgaaaatgttgcagtttttaaatgttttatgtgttgaaacatttaaacagaGGAACCAGGTGCCACTGTATGCTCTTTAGGAACAACTGCTGTCTACTATAGTTGATTTTATAATTTGATTAATGTTGATTTTCTCCTTTTGTGCCTTACAGCAGTTTATAAAATGATTTATCTGTAGTTAGTATTAGTTATTGTAATAGCAGCTCAGCTCAAGCTCACTGCTCTGTTTGCTCTGGATTATTATACAGTCCTCATCATGTCATCATCAGCTATTCATGTTTAAACTTTCTGTTATTCTGAGCACCTGTAGGACCTCCGACCATGTTGACAGTTCAGTCTTGAGTTCGGAAACTGCAGAAAGcaaaactgtttcaaaatatttaactttattatcaCACACACTAAGAAAAAACGGAGAAACAGTCAGCAGCAATCATAGTCCACACATGGCCTCCATCCttagtttttatatgtttttccaTGTTGGTATTAATTATGATTCTTGTTCTCAGGCGTGTCTGGACTGTATCTGCCGCGGCTGCCAGAACTCTTACATGGCCAACGGAGAGAAGAAGCTGGAGGCATTCGCGGTGCCAGAGAAAGCTCTGGAACAGACGCGGCTCACGCTGGGCATCAACCTCACCAGTATCACCGCGGCGGCCCTCCGTAGCCCGGCAACCAGCTCCCCCGGCAACACCCTCCTGAACGTCACCGCGGGCACAGGGGCGCCCGTCACGGCCACCTTCCTGTCGGGGGCGGGTCACGACAACAGGGGCTTTGACGATTCACTGTTTGACTGTTGAGGTCCCGCCTCCCCTCCCAaatcccccccacccacccacccacccacccccaccaccccctcaACCTCCCCTCCAACCCCTTCCGGTCAGTCGTCACGCACATTCCCCGCCCTGCCAGCTGAGTGTTATCCATCGGGTCGCGACAGGGACTTGTGGTGGCGGAGCCAGAACAAGGCAGCTACAGTGACAGGCGGTAGTGAGGGTCACCAGCTGAAGCTGAGGAGTCGCCCTCCGTCCATCGCCCGAAACTGCACCATGCTCGTGGTCTTGCGTAACAGATGCAGAGAGTGGAAGAGAAGAAcaaagagacaagaggagaTGTAGCgttactgtatgtgcagagaTTTCATTTCAGTGGGGAtagagtttcttttttttttgttttgtttgtttgtttgtttgttttcttctctacTATGGGTAATGTGTAGAGCATGTTGTGTAGCTAAGTCGGGGGTGTTGGCCAGGCTGTGTGGTCGGTCACAcatctgtgcgtgtgtgtgtgtgtgtgtgtgtgtgtgcgtgcgtgcatgtgagtgtgtatgaatgaggggggggggagggttttggtttttttttttttttttttttttttttggagattAACGTTATTAGCAGGAACGGAgacatcatcgtcatcatcagaGACTGGTGTAATTTATATAAAAGAATGAACTTTTTGTACATGGACTCATCAGTTTCCATTTAAGAAGAcattttatgatatattttataagttgcattaaaaaaaaaaacaaaacaaatggaagCCGGAGCAGGGTAGACCTGCATTCAACCAGAATATTTCACACAGGCTAGAAGAGGCAGAGCGGTGGGTTTACAGTATTTCGGTGAACGATGTTATACCACTAAACAAGTGTAACtacaagctaaaaaaaaaaacatttcaaacaagcAGATTTCTGAAGAACTAGATTTTGAAAACACCACCAGccaaaaatgtgattattttgtgtgtgtgtgtgtgtgtgtgtgttgaatgtttCTACTCCGTCAGCCATTGTTTGCAGATCATTCAAAGATTTtcttgtatatttaaaaaaaaaaaacaaaaaaaaaaaaacagaaaaaacaaatatatttaacgGTGAATTTTTTTGTAGTCAATCAACCGTCGTGGCTGATGGAAGACAAACTTCCTCCCTgttttctgtggaaaaagaagGATCGGTTCATCTGTTTAAACTATGTGTATTCTTGTAttaagcactttttttttttccactctcaCACTGACCACACACCTCTTAAAACCACCTTATTCTCTTCCTTGTGTTTAAAAACTCTGGTTGATTGCAGGCCCTgcgtgttgttgttttttttttcacctgttatGGTTTCTGGAAGCTACACACATGCTGCTAAATACCACAAAGGA from the Thunnus albacares chromosome 21, fThuAlb1.1, whole genome shotgun sequence genome contains:
- the LOC122972836 gene encoding LOW QUALITY PROTEIN: E3 ubiquitin-protein ligase MSL2-like (The sequence of the model RefSeq protein was modified relative to this genomic sequence to represent the inferred CDS: deleted 1 base in 1 codon); protein product: MNPVNATSLYVSASRSVLQCDPRDPRALAELCKLLPFFRQSLSCLVCGNLLQDPIAPTDSSCQHYVCRGCKGQRMQLKPSCSWCKDYSRFEENRQLSLLVHCYRKLCLYITQSPLAPHIASAASDSPDLQAILNEGLTLAESEPEAEDVSDSVGLSQTASTSEVVHPDEAPLLKELKGEDSGPVSINGLHDCNGLVSSDTLQPITIETGGSVAKQESFSEEIPVCVSVTGTGEAGLCDISTFGDDLKHGGGPLLLSVEEVLRTLETDTDPDPNPQPDCPSVPQSSLNGPHCPSGPDSCRLIPSLPTENSPRPLQPHLQPCLQPPPQPSTVVPRVPPRCHRKRSRSESDSEKVLPLPISLLRGSPLGANSSPHHPNPGATTKQEPKFPAATPHPHLAPVPNGGPPKVGKTVLVSNKGLKKTVEHHGGPKKAYTKARQGAPKPRAQPRDRVPPHPHAHPLTHPPSPSKPLYKKPVEKKGCKCGRATQNPSVLTCRGQRCPCYSNRKACLDCICRGCQNSYMANGEKKLEAFAVPEKALEQTRLTLGINLTSITAAALRSPATSSPGNTLLNVTAGTGAPVTATFLSGAGHDNRGFDDSLFDC